The Plasmodium sp. gorilla clade G2 genome assembly, chromosome: 3 region GGtcagaaaaaaatgatttaacAGATATAAATGATGTCTTATATGATGTAGTCAATATGTATCAtcgtatatataattgttataCTAGGCTTTATATTAATGATgagtttttattattaaataataagacaaaagaaatattaggTGTTCAAAATGTTGCCtcacatataaataacacaacaaataataatattaacaatatggataatataaataattataataatatgcgtgaacatttaaaaaggacagaaaaaaaaaaaaaaattaataattataataataatgatgaactAAGTACAGCCGATACAGGTGATGATATGTTACCCAATAATTATGAATACAATGAAGAATCCAAATATTACAAATtagttttaataaaaaaaatgtcttTGAAACATCTTTTTAATAATCAAActgatattaatattttatttagttTTCATAATGCATGTTTgagtaattataataaattagatgaaaattattcttatttattaattaataattataatttaaataataaaagtgagCATTTCTTAAACATATcaatgaataaaaattacaataatgataataataataataataataatattttaagtaATGAAATGTACTcctattttaataattatttaacaaaaaaaattgtggAAAATTATTCAACATACAgcttatatattaaagaatgCTTATTAATTAtcgatatattatatattttgaataacACATACggaaatttaatatatattaaagaatattataaatatgatcatgaaaattattatacaaatataatttcTAATAtagttcaaaaaaaaaaagaaaaaaaaaaaaaaaactataaaaatattaaaaatatatatgatcaaccaaaagaaaataatagaaAAGAAAGTAACTCTATTTATTCTATATCCTCATTTAgcgaaaaaaaatataaaaataataatactattcATACGAATAATTTACTTCATGAAGAAATACCATATGATTCTATGTCTTCATCAAATATGTCTTCATCAAATATGTCTTCATCGAATATGTCCTCATCAAATAAATCATCACCCAATTCTGCAATATCATATGACATATCAAAAATGAGAAAGAggggaaaaaataatttaaattatataaacagaAAACAACTGAATAATgatcttatttatttttttcctaaatataaattaattattcaTCCAACATTATTAAATGTAAACGAACAAAATAATAGCAATATTGAAATTGCTagagaaatattatatttaggtatatatatacgaaaaatacaaaaatttatagaaattaataaaagaagCCAATCATGTAATTTCACATTTGATATATTCTGTTGTtgcttatataatattagtgcacatatattaaatcatataaataaaatagaagaaaatgttcgaaatatatataattttaccaaaattaatatgaaaaataatatgaaaagtaATATGAAAagtaatatgaaaaataatcaaaataatcaaaatattcacaataataataatacctTTATCAATGATGATGATCTATCGTTGTGTCTTtttgatgaatataaattatctaCATGTACTGACcctgaagaaaaaaaaattttttttagtattaataatttgtttcataaaaatatacaagatTTTAATctattctttaatattaatattgaaAAGGCAGAAGATATTTCcctatacaaaataaaaataagtgtATTACCATTAATTCAAATAGccaaattattaaataaaattattaataaaattattaaaaaaaagaaaattaataattccAAATATCTAattgatttaatatataatttacaaGAATATCTAAATcctgatgatataaataaaaaagtactcttatatttattaaaaaatattactacTCCTCTAtttgattttataaaaaattatatattctatgGAAAGGTTAAAGATACATATAAAGAATTCTTCATACatgaaaataaacatattacaccatattataaacaaaatcATAAaccatattttaataatatgtataaatatatattcaaaaaatatattgactTGTCCACAAATTATTGGGGAgctaaatatattatattaaatgataaagtacccaaatttttaaaaaaattatcaaatcatatttttataacagGCAAATATATTGATGTATTATCAGCATGttctaaaattttaaatatacaaagaaaaacatcattttatttaatagatCAAGATGAatctaaaaatataaatgaaaacattaatataaatataagtaatagtgaaaataataatatgaatagtcTTTTACATCCTAAagatgtaatatataaagctaaatataatgaaaatataaaaaatgaacaatatacaaataatgataatattatgaatccatatttttataataatttttataaatcacAAGGAGAAACACAACATACAATAAATAGACAAATCATagatgcaaaaaaaaaatatagttaTATGAATTTACCATATGAAGATGAATATTatgaacataataaaaatgatgaaaaaaataaatcgtGCTTTCTAGTATATGATAGTGATAAAAAGGTTTATGAAAATCTAATACATAATCAACATTTATATGcatcaaaaaaaatgtttgaattatatataaaaaaaatagatataaaagaaaaaattaaacatcattatttttttttctttttacaaATAAGTGATTatctaaaatatttttatatattatctcaTGAGTatttagaaaaattatatcattacaaaaaaaataatgtcttaaataaattaaaaaatttttttgatatttctATTAGATCATCtgtattatatcatttaaaatataagaaagaTTATAATGTTGCTATTTCGGATATTTTTAGTATTATGGATAATGTAAACTTAATTATTGATCTAAGGAAGTTTCAAATATCAAATGAACAACAaagacaaaataaaaaatgttcaaatgataataataatagtggtgatgaagatgatgatgatggtgattattataacaataatgcaaataaatataataattatgaagatgagtataatgatgatgaagaagaaagaaataattacctcaataaaaataattatgacgAGGATAacgaagaagaagaagacgAGAATGACGAAgaagatgataatgatgatgatgatgatgaagaagaatatgaatatgaagacgatgatgataatgaaacAGACGATGAtcgtaataattataataatatcaataagaATTACCACGATGACCAGGCTCATAATAATTCTATTAATATAGAAAGTAATCCATTACATATTAACGATACAACtaatcaaaaaaaacaacattataatgaagaatattataaatacaaaaatgaAAGGATTATCAAGAAAAATGCagatttaaaaaacaaaggtgcaataaaaaaaaaaaaaaaaaaagttacgaaaaaaaaaaaaaatgtatctaAATTGAATGAAATacgaagaaataaaaataaaaataatacaaacagtatgaataatataaacaatttaaataatattaacagcAAAAATAAGAATGTAGATGATATGTCTTTTAACCctttaaagaatataaaaaataatttcatgttaaaaaatataaataataatggacCATCAAATATGAACgtggaaatatataaaggatTAATTTTAtcgtataaaaatatgtttccttataatttaatatttaataatataacaatatttaaatatacctTAATTTTTAGAGTCTTAAattattgtaaatatatagaacatAAATTATCAGAAGTGTGGTTAAATCATAtgtttgtaaaaaatataaatattaatgatgaatgtacaaataatttaatgATATGTATACATACAAGAGAATGTatgattcattttttaaaatgttatttatatcatattcaaaatgatgttataaaatcagaatataacaatatgaataataaattaaaagaaacattaatatttgatgatattatacatatacataacacatatttaaataatatattaaaatattcatttataatgaataataatattattacatgtaTTCTCAAATTAATATctatatcacatatatttacaagacatatattaaaatttaattttaataaaaatgaacaaatagAAAACATAACAACCCATGATAATGTCAAGTCTAATATACTTAATCAAAATACAACTCATATGAAAAACAAtccacataataataataataataataaatataacaataaaaataattatcataaaaaaattgtacaAGAATTATTAACA contains the following coding sequences:
- a CDS encoding spindle pole body protein, putative, whose amino-acid sequence is MMNREKLIKLLEKENKNRMNIKNVKFRDCHCMFNNYSQCYVNVKNKYENKDFWKYENIYGSDNIIKRSVQEEEEKKKKSIEDNYNKESSLEFTYPYRYESNRNIFLIINSENINLGNSCIYHNDMIYIIHNNKRYEHMNLPKRTKKKKKKKKRKTKKRTLHNMKNDTFGTLTNMNDEKDYMKYNQDNPDQDDVNDYDDDYEDDDYEDDDDDEDDDDDDEDYDNNDDDDYDDNYNNSFDNSYDNQYNRKGNKKKINPMYNSTIFETSNMNFCVKDEKRKKKEKQKNSLHKRNIIYSDDDSDNNYEHIFTHINSDLFFLSISNDHIEKESNLYIQNEQFINYDDVIFRKFKFHKNLFVNMDSCNSWIIIKKSILINEYMTRSEKNDLTDINDVLYDVVNMYHRIYNCYTRLYINDEFLLLNNKTKEILGVQNVASHINNTTNNNINNMDNINNYNNMREHLKRTEKKKKINNYNNNDELSTADTGDDMLPNNYEYNEESKYYKLVLIKKMSLKHLFNNQTDINILFSFHNACLSNYNKLDENYSYLLINNYNLNNKSEHFLNISMNKNYNNDNNNNNNNILSNEMYSYFNNYLTKKIVENYSTYSLYIKECLLIIDILYILNNTYGNLIYIKEYYKYDHENYYTNIISNIVQKKKEKKKKNYKNIKNIYDQPKENNRKESNSIYSISSFSEKKYKNNNTIHTNNLLHEEIPYDSMSSSNMSSSNMSSSNMSSSNKSSPNSAISYDISKMRKRGKNNLNYINRKQLNNDLIYFFPKYKLIIHPTLLNVNEQNNSNIEIAREILYLGIYIRKIQKFIEINKRSQSCNFTFDIFCCCLYNISAHILNHINKIEENVRNIYNFTKINMKNNMKSNMKSNMKNNQNNQNIHNNNNTFINDDDLSLCLFDEYKLSTCTDPEEKKIFFSINNLFHKNIQDFNLFFNINIEKAEDISLYKIKISVLPLIQIAKLLNKIINKIIKKKKINNSKYLIDLIYNLQEYLNPDDINKKVLLYLLKNITTPLFDFIKNYIFYGKVKDTYKEFFIHENKHITPYYKQNHKPYFNNMYKYIFKKYIDLSTNYWGAKYIILNDKVPKFLKKLSNHIFITGKYIDVLSACSKILNIQRKTSFYLIDQDESKNINENININISNSENNNMNSLLHPKDVIYKAKYNENIKNEQYTNNDNIMNPYFYNNFYKSQGETQHTINRQIIDAKKKYSYMNLPYEDEYYEHNKNDEKNKSCFLVYDSDKKVYENLIHNQHLYASKKMFELYIKKIDIKEKIKHHYFFFFLQISDYLKYFYILSHEYLEKLYHYKKNNVLNKLKNFFDISIRSSVLYHLKYKKDYNVAISDIFSIMDNVNLIIDLRKFQISNEQQRQNKKCSNDNNNSGDEDDDDGDYYNNNANKYNNYEDEYNDDEEERNNYLNKNNYDEDNEEEEDENDEEDDNDDDDDEEEYEYEDDDDNETDDDRNNYNNINKNYHDDQAHNNSINIESNPLHINDTTNQKKQHYNEEYYKYKNERIIKKNADLKNKGAIKKKKKKVTKKKKNVSKLNEIRRNKNKNNTNSMNNINNLNNINSKNKNVDDMSFNPLKNIKNNFMLKNINNNGPSNMNVEIYKGLILSYKNMFPYNLIFNNITIFKYTLIFRVLNYCKYIEHKLSEVWLNHMFVKNININDECTNNLMICIHTRECMIHFLKCYLYHIQNDVIKSEYNNMNNKLKETLIFDDIIHIHNTYLNNILKYSFIMNNNIITCILKLISISHIFTRHILKFNFNKNEQIENITTHDNVKSNILNQNTTHMKNNPHNNNNNNKYNNKNNYHKKIVQELLTDKAYISMIKNTIKHYDKHFKNFFLLLTEYVNNNIDEYAHNFLIKLDYNFYYTNKYKISYQNPTSFNNDLNSEYVNDNCNDYVDDSNDTRERTKENVVGNNYNNNVSNYNHIQTNINPVESNNIQTKRKQNLFLTNDRNYNNIDINSHTNINDMNNINMMNKDENYNLYREKITSEIKNHNPNEYNRNNIISSQNIHNNNNSNYHQINYSLHRFNNNNNDNINVQSDLHNLNDKSNFYKKENYNNNNNDTNNNNYHYTNNNSHKGSNEKNNIYNNHSINYIRNNYNKNILNNNKDTIISEKHYLKEKNLISFQNKNHDTPSPLHINNFNKEENNNNMENNNISPLNYSKLKKFNTSYNNNENMKNINLSDIDLDSIDNSRYSSKYNA